Below is a window of Spirochaetae bacterium HGW-Spirochaetae-1 DNA.
GTATCGGGGCCGTTGTGGGGGCGTTATACGCCACGGGCAGCCTGGATAAATTCAAGGAGGACCTGCTGCGTAAAACGAAACGTGATTTCTACGGACTGGTGGACCCGGTGTTTCCCCGATCCGGACTCGTGCAGGGCAGGGGGTTCATCAATTATCTTGCGGAATATATTCCCTCTGCAACGAATATCGAGGATCTCTCCATTCCCCTGGGAGTGGTGGCCACGGATTTTTCCAATGGAAAGAGCGTTGTCTTCAGGAGCGGAAATCTTCTCGAGGCGCTTCGGGCCAGTATTTCAATCCCCGGTGTCCTGGTGCCGGTCAGGTACGAAGGGACATGGCTGATGGACGGAGGGGTAGCCAATCCGCTTCCTGTCAATGTAGTGAAAAACATGGGAGCGGGCATTACCATCGCGGTAAACCTTCATCCACGGTTGAATAAACCCGTCATGAAAAGTTACCTGCGTGACAGCGTGGACAGGGGAGGTGTTGTCATCGATTCCGGCGGCATCATCAATGAAGGTGATGGTGAACTGAAGACGGATAAGGCCGGGCAGGCAGGCTGGCTGAAGTCCGTGGAACAGTGGCTTGGCCTGAATAAGAAGCAGAAGGAATCACCGCTGCCCAATATCGTCGAGACTATCACGCAGGCCATCGATATCATGGAATTTGTCAATACGGCCCTGGTTCTGGAATTCTACAAGCCGTCGGTTCTCATCGAGCCGAATCTTGTGGACGTTTCTTCCCTTGATTTTTCCGATGTTTCCCGTCTACTCACGGAAGGGTATCACGCCTGCACGCGGTCCAGGAAGGCCCTGGTACGCAAAGTGAAGATATGGGTGTGACCCGGCCCCCGGCGGATGAAACCGCTCTGTACCAGATAACTGGTTTTCGCCGCCCCCTGAGGGGGCCCAGAAATTGTTGACAACTGGACGATAATGATACAAACCCCTTCCAGGGGTGGCGGATATGGATGATTAAGGAGAACATGTATATCTGCCGGGGTTTAAAGGTTTTTAGAGTCGAGAGCTGTCAAAAACTTACGCCTTGTGTCTCTGTGGTGATCTTGAAAAGATTGAAAAAAGTCATGGTATAAGGATAAATATGGATTCGGTAAAAAAACGATATGACGAGCTCTTTGAGCTGCTGACGAAATATAATCATTACTACTATGAGCTGGACCAGCCGCTCGTGGATGATGCCGAATATGACCGGCTTATGCAGGAGCTGATGGAAATCGAGAAAAGGCATCCCGGTCTGAAAAAGAAGGATTCTCCATCGCAGCGCGTGGGTGGAGCGGCTTCGGCAACGTTTTCTGAAGTGCCCCATGATCCCCCCATGATGAGCCTGGGTAATGTTTTTTCCGAAGCCGAACTTGATGATTTCAATGAACGGTGCAGAAAATTTGTCACCTCGGGAGGGGAGCCGGTCTATTCAGGAGAATTGAAGTATGACGGACTGGCCGTGGAAGTGAAATATGTAAAAGGAAAATTTGTGCAGGGCTCTACCCGGGGCAATGGCGTCATGGGTGAAGATGTGACCGCCAATATGGCTACCATCAAAAAGCTGCCCCTCAAGCTTGTCATGGACCCGGTGCCTGAACTGCTGACGGTGCGAGGCGAGGTCTTCATGACTCACAGTGAATTCGACCGGTTGAACAGAATCCGCGGTGAGGCCGACGAGGCACTCTTTGCCAATCCGCGCAACGCGGCTGCCGGCTCACTCCGGCAGCTCGACCCGGCAGTAACGGCGCAGCGTGAACTCGATATATTTTTTTACGGGATGGGCCGTGTATCGGAGGAATTCACCGTGGAAACGCAGGAGGAAATGTTCTCGCTCCTCGAAAAGGCCGGGCTTCCTGTTTCCCGAGTCAGGGTGACCGGTATTCTGGATGATATGAAAGAATTTTATCGTCACTGGCTCGAGAACCGGCACGATCTTGATTTCGACATTGACGGAATGGTCATCAAGCTCAATGTCTTTTCGGAGCGGGAGCGGGCCGGTGTTACCTCGAAGGCTCCGCGCTGGGCCACGGCATGGAAGTTTCCGGCGAGGGAAGGTATAACCAGGCTTGAGTCCGTGGATTACCAGGTGGGTCGAACGGGCATTATCACTCCCGTGGCGAACCTGGCGCCAATAAATATTGGCGGCGTAGTGGTGAAAAGGGCCACGCTCCATAACTTCAGCGAGATATCGCGCCTGGGGGTGAAAATCGGCGACCTGGTGACCATAATCAGGTCCGGTGATGTCATTCCCAAAATCATTGCCGTGCATAATCCCGGAGACGCATCGCGGAAAACACACGGGGATATTGTGACCCCGGAAAAATGCCCTGAATGCGGCACAGATCTTGCCAGGGAGGATATATATTACCGGTGCACCAACAGCGCCTGCCCTGCGATACGCTCCGAGATACTCAGGTTTTTTGTGTCCAAGGACGGCGCCGACATAGAATATTTCGGCCGGGAACTCGTTGCCCGCCTTCAGCAGAAGGGAATCGTGAAGAGTTACGCCGATATATTCAGTCTCAGGAAGGAGGATCTTCTTGAGCTTGAGAGGATGGGTGAGAAACTGGCCGACAAGATACTGGCATCCATCGAAGCGCGCAGGAATATGACGCTCTCCCATTTTCTCAGGAGCCTGGGCATTAGAAATGTGGGTGAACACGTTGCATCTGTCGTGGCACGCGCCGCCGTGAGCCTTGACAAGCTCCGGGAGATGGATATGGAGCGGCTCATGGAAATAAAAGAAGTGGGTCCAGAGGTGGCGCGCTCGATTTTCCAGTTTTTCAGGGACCCTGAGTCGTCACGGCTTGTGGCCGATATGATGAAAAACGGGCTTGTCGTGAAAGATGAAGACGTGCCGATAGCGGAGGATAATCCTCTGAAAGACAGGACTTTCGTTGTCACGGGCACACTGGAGCATTTCAGCCGGAAGGAGGCTGAGGACCTCATAGTGAAAATGGGGGGCAGGGCCGCCGGTTCGGTGAGCAAAAAAACCGATTATGTTCTGGCCGGGGAATCACCGGGATCAAAGATTGACAAGGCCAGGGAACTTGGAGTGGCCATCCTCAGCGAGGAAGAATTTATGAAAATGACAGGTACGAATTGATATGGGAAGGATAAAAGAATTACTGAAGAATCATTATTATCTCCTGACGGCGCCGCTCATGTATCTCTCCTTTCCCACTTATGACGTGTGGATATTGAAGGCATTTCCCCTGATTGCCTGGTTTTGCATGGTTCCTCTTTTTGTGTATGTGAGGGGCAGGGAAAAGAAAGATATTTATCTGTCGTCCTTCATCACGGGCCTTGTGGCGAATTTTTTAAGCTATGAGTGGATTGGAAATTTTGCCGGTGACCAGACGGGCGGTTATACCATCATCGTTATTTTCCTAATTCCAACTCTTTCGGTCTTTTTCGCCCTGAAAATTTTTATTGCAGAAATGCTTTCCCGTGAATTTGAAAAAGTTCGGTTTATCATATATCCCCTTATATGGGTCCTTATCGACTGGGTGCAGTCCATCGGTTATATTGCCTTTCCCTGGACCAATATCGGGCAGTCCCAGTACACCTTTCTTCCCATGGTGCAGATGTCCTCGGTTGCGGGCATTCTGGGTGTCAACTTCCTTATCATCATTACCGGTTATTCAATTTCCCAGGTGGTATATGACCGGGTGTTTCTCAAGACGGCATGGGAGGATATGTCCGGCCTATGGTCTATCCGGCGGACAGCCCTGCTGGTCCTGCTTATTGCCGGTATAATCACCGGAGGATACCTGGTCATTCCCGGGGAAAAGGGTGCCGTGAAGAGTGATCTGCGCGTAGCCATGGTGCAGACCTGCATCGATCCCTGGGAGAGCTGGAGCCAGAACAGGTTTAAATACCTGGCTGAATTGCAGCGACTCACCGATGCCTCGCTCCGGGAAAATCCCGGTTTAATCATATGGTCTGAGTCGGCCACGCTGGAGACCATATCCTTCGATTTTGAGCGGGGGAAACTCAATCCCTTCCAGAAGGAGCTTCTTGAATCTGTCAGGATAGGCGGGAGGCCTCTTCTTACGGGGGAAATCGGCATAACCGAGGAAATCAGCGGCATGTACCTGCGGCGATACGCCCAGAATAACGCGGTGCTCATTAATGAACTGGGCGAGGTTGTAAAGACCTATCCCAAAATTCACCTGGTGCCCTTTGGAGAGTGGTTCCCCTATGAATATCTTCCGATTGTAGGAAAACCGGTGAAGGAGCTGGCCAATGCCTATGGCGGGTCTAACTTTGTTCCCGGCGAGAGGCCCATGATCTTTTCCCTTGATGGAATCAGTTTCGGAACCCTGGTCTGTTATGAAGGAATTTTCTACCGTCTATGCCGGGAGTACAAGGAACTGGGAGCCATGTTCCTGGTGAATATCACCAATGACGGATGGACCGATACATACCGGGGACATATGCAGCAT
It encodes the following:
- a CDS encoding DNA ligase (NAD(+)) LigA, with the protein product MDSVKKRYDELFELLTKYNHYYYELDQPLVDDAEYDRLMQELMEIEKRHPGLKKKDSPSQRVGGAASATFSEVPHDPPMMSLGNVFSEAELDDFNERCRKFVTSGGEPVYSGELKYDGLAVEVKYVKGKFVQGSTRGNGVMGEDVTANMATIKKLPLKLVMDPVPELLTVRGEVFMTHSEFDRLNRIRGEADEALFANPRNAAAGSLRQLDPAVTAQRELDIFFYGMGRVSEEFTVETQEEMFSLLEKAGLPVSRVRVTGILDDMKEFYRHWLENRHDLDFDIDGMVIKLNVFSERERAGVTSKAPRWATAWKFPAREGITRLESVDYQVGRTGIITPVANLAPINIGGVVVKRATLHNFSEISRLGVKIGDLVTIIRSGDVIPKIIAVHNPGDASRKTHGDIVTPEKCPECGTDLAREDIYYRCTNSACPAIRSEILRFFVSKDGADIEYFGRELVARLQQKGIVKSYADIFSLRKEDLLELERMGEKLADKILASIEARRNMTLSHFLRSLGIRNVGEHVASVVARAAVSLDKLREMDMERLMEIKEVGPEVARSIFQFFRDPESSRLVADMMKNGLVVKDEDVPIAEDNPLKDRTFVVTGTLEHFSRKEAEDLIVKMGGRAAGSVSKKTDYVLAGESPGSKIDKARELGVAILSEEEFMKMTGTN
- the lnt gene encoding apolipoprotein N-acyltransferase, giving the protein MGRIKELLKNHYYLLTAPLMYLSFPTYDVWILKAFPLIAWFCMVPLFVYVRGREKKDIYLSSFITGLVANFLSYEWIGNFAGDQTGGYTIIVIFLIPTLSVFFALKIFIAEMLSREFEKVRFIIYPLIWVLIDWVQSIGYIAFPWTNIGQSQYTFLPMVQMSSVAGILGVNFLIIITGYSISQVVYDRVFLKTAWEDMSGLWSIRRTALLVLLIAGIITGGYLVIPGEKGAVKSDLRVAMVQTCIDPWESWSQNRFKYLAELQRLTDASLRENPGLIIWSESATLETISFDFERGKLNPFQKELLESVRIGGRPLLTGEIGITEEISGMYLRRYAQNNAVLINELGEVVKTYPKIHLVPFGEWFPYEYLPIVGKPVKELANAYGGSNFVPGERPMIFSLDGISFGTLVCYEGIFYRLCREYKELGAMFLVNITNDGWTDTYRGHMQHFSASVFRAVENGLWVLRAGNTGYTAFVDPYGRVTASIPILKPGYVVGDVDFRFNHDTFYSRYGDPFQYIFIISAFLLIAAYLVRLAVKKRRREQPGQEH